The Mycolicibacterium flavescens genome has a segment encoding these proteins:
- a CDS encoding enoyl-CoA hydratase, with protein sequence MTQTTASPTEYDGIAAFEEHVGEHLGYSEWRQVTQKEIDLFAEATGDHQWIHVDAEKAANGPYGKTIAHGYLTLSLVPVLVQQIYKVTGLSMQVNYGVDKLRFPAPVPVDSRIRGGAELIKVERTNNGARATVRVTVEVEGSERPACVVDTIAAMVD encoded by the coding sequence ATGACGCAGACAACCGCTTCGCCGACGGAGTACGACGGAATCGCCGCCTTCGAAGAGCACGTGGGCGAGCATCTGGGGTACAGCGAATGGCGCCAGGTCACCCAGAAAGAGATCGACCTGTTCGCCGAGGCGACGGGGGACCACCAGTGGATCCACGTGGACGCCGAGAAGGCGGCGAACGGGCCCTACGGCAAGACGATTGCCCATGGCTATCTCACACTGTCGCTGGTACCCGTTCTCGTCCAACAGATCTACAAGGTGACCGGCTTGTCGATGCAGGTCAATTACGGCGTGGACAAACTGCGGTTCCCGGCACCCGTTCCGGTCGACTCACGCATCCGCGGAGGCGCCGAGTTGATCAAGGTGGAGCGCACCAACAACGGCGCCAGGGCCACGGTGCGGGTCACCGTCGAGGTCGAAGGCTCCGAACGGCCGGCCTGCGTCGTCGACACCATCGCCGCGATGGTCGACTAG
- the frc_16 gene encoding CaiB/baiF CoA-transferase family protein — protein MSEALAGLRVVELGSDIAAPYCAKLLTDLGADVCKIEPPTGDPLRAWGPGGGLFEYLNAGKYGLTLDFSTAAGIEQAHELIAQADLLVEDLAAGSAERFDWGLDRDSLQRINPGLAVVRISDYGQDGPRRDRPSTSLTLQAASGWVNVREFGRTPVQAGARIPEYIAGGYAALAALTALRIADVEPGRLVEVDVSAFESLLCTLPYPMLLAERLKSMGLPTNSKAAPMLGIVRAADGWIGINCLTGQHWLDVCAMMGLPEFGEHQLAIMLGGPERDEFFAKAQPWLDSISVGDLVELSQAMRIPAAPINDGSSIQDCPQYRDRGFFVDGGPEDARFRRPGAPFRLSRTLVGASRPAPPLGAEATVQWETRGERDTANVGDATSPFSGLKVFDLSTFWAGAYLTCYLGAFGADVVKVESIQRPDGHRYSGSLLRNSDDWYEIGPLWQGTNLNKRDITLDLGTDAGRELALRLAADADVVIENFSPRVVEQFGLDYDSLVQINPGVVMVRMPGFGLEGPWRDYVGWALNIEQLAGMSAVTGYADGPPCNLQGPADPIAGVHATVALLAALEHRRRTGEGQLIEVAQIEVGAAVTAEPVIEYSLTGRVHEREGNRHRRYTQGVYAVAGEDDWIALSVRDDADWAAVTDVIGRPELREDPRFASAEARLGHHDEFDEVIAECAATRQADDFAEALLQRGVPAQRLMTADRMYDIDQLDARGFYEDLDHRIAGRQRYPGWPFRITPGPSRHHRTPSPTLGQHNDEVLGALGLTGEEISSLRDRRVIGERILNA, from the coding sequence GTGAGCGAAGCCCTGGCCGGACTGCGGGTCGTCGAACTGGGCAGCGACATCGCGGCGCCGTACTGCGCCAAGCTCCTGACCGATCTCGGTGCCGATGTGTGCAAGATCGAGCCGCCGACGGGTGATCCGCTGCGCGCCTGGGGGCCCGGCGGCGGACTATTCGAGTACCTCAATGCCGGAAAATACGGTCTGACACTGGATTTCAGTACAGCAGCGGGTATCGAACAAGCTCACGAGCTAATCGCCCAGGCCGACCTCCTGGTCGAGGATCTGGCCGCTGGGTCAGCCGAGCGTTTCGACTGGGGGCTGGATCGCGATTCGTTGCAACGGATCAACCCCGGCCTCGCCGTCGTGAGGATCTCGGACTACGGGCAGGACGGTCCCCGGCGTGACCGCCCGTCGACATCACTGACCCTGCAGGCGGCGTCGGGGTGGGTGAACGTCAGGGAGTTCGGCCGAACGCCCGTGCAGGCCGGAGCGCGCATACCCGAATACATCGCGGGAGGCTACGCGGCACTCGCGGCGCTGACCGCTCTACGCATCGCGGACGTCGAACCGGGTCGGCTCGTGGAGGTCGACGTCTCGGCGTTCGAGTCGTTGTTGTGTACGCTGCCCTATCCGATGCTGCTGGCCGAGCGGCTGAAAAGCATGGGGCTGCCGACCAACTCGAAGGCAGCACCGATGTTGGGCATCGTCCGCGCGGCTGACGGCTGGATCGGCATCAACTGTCTGACCGGACAGCACTGGCTGGACGTCTGCGCGATGATGGGGCTCCCCGAATTCGGCGAACACCAGCTCGCGATCATGTTGGGGGGGCCCGAGCGCGATGAGTTCTTCGCGAAGGCGCAGCCCTGGCTGGACTCGATCTCGGTTGGCGATCTCGTCGAGCTGAGTCAGGCCATGCGGATTCCGGCCGCCCCCATCAACGACGGCTCATCGATCCAGGACTGCCCGCAGTACCGCGACCGCGGCTTCTTCGTCGACGGCGGACCCGAGGACGCACGGTTTCGACGGCCAGGGGCGCCGTTTCGGTTGTCGAGGACGCTAGTGGGTGCGTCGCGGCCCGCGCCGCCCCTCGGCGCGGAGGCCACCGTGCAGTGGGAGACCCGCGGGGAACGCGACACTGCGAATGTCGGCGACGCGACAAGCCCGTTCTCCGGATTGAAAGTCTTTGACCTCAGCACGTTCTGGGCCGGTGCGTACCTCACCTGCTATCTCGGCGCGTTCGGCGCCGACGTCGTCAAGGTCGAGTCGATCCAGCGGCCCGATGGGCATCGGTATTCGGGTTCGCTACTGCGCAACAGCGACGACTGGTACGAGATCGGGCCGCTGTGGCAGGGCACGAACCTCAACAAGCGCGACATCACCCTCGACCTCGGGACCGACGCCGGCCGGGAGTTGGCATTGCGCCTCGCGGCCGACGCCGACGTGGTGATCGAGAACTTCTCGCCGCGGGTGGTCGAACAGTTCGGGTTGGACTACGACTCACTGGTCCAGATCAACCCGGGTGTGGTCATGGTGCGCATGCCCGGGTTCGGGCTCGAGGGTCCGTGGCGGGACTACGTCGGCTGGGCCCTGAACATCGAACAGCTCGCCGGGATGTCCGCGGTGACCGGCTACGCCGACGGTCCCCCGTGCAACCTGCAGGGTCCGGCCGACCCGATCGCAGGTGTCCATGCCACGGTGGCGCTCCTCGCAGCGCTCGAACACCGGCGCCGAACCGGTGAGGGCCAGCTGATCGAGGTGGCGCAGATCGAGGTCGGCGCGGCGGTGACGGCCGAACCCGTGATCGAGTATTCGTTGACGGGACGTGTGCACGAACGCGAGGGCAACCGGCACCGCCGTTATACACAAGGCGTCTACGCCGTTGCGGGAGAGGATGATTGGATCGCACTTTCGGTGCGCGACGACGCTGACTGGGCAGCCGTGACCGACGTGATCGGCCGCCCCGAATTGCGCGAGGACCCAAGATTCGCGTCAGCGGAGGCACGGTTGGGCCACCACGACGAGTTCGACGAGGTGATCGCCGAGTGCGCGGCCACACGGCAGGCCGACGATTTCGCCGAAGCCTTGCTTCAACGCGGCGTGCCTGCGCAGCGGCTGATGACGGCCGACCGGATGTACGACATCGACCAACTCGACGCGCGCGGGTTCTATGAAGACCTGGACCATCGGATCGCCGGTCGGCAGCGGTACCCCGGATGGCCTTTTCGGATCACGCCGGGGCCGTCGCGCCACCACCGCACCCCGTCACCGACTCTCGGGCAACACAACGACGAGGTACTCGGCGCGCTGGGCCTTACCGGCGAGGAGATCTCGTCCCTGCGCGATCGGCGCGTCATCGGCGAACGGATCCTGAACGCCTGA
- the aldA_1 gene encoding NAD-dependent aldehyde dehydrogenase: MAASTLVDDYDLYINGSWVKPESGRYAVVDPATEAVIASAPDAGVAQVGQAIAAARSAFDTGPWVTTTPQERSRCLQQLSDALLAHGDEIYALARAEWGCTANERLIHVDGPAFMAGHSAELALEPAEAPMDAWGAAGTTLLRYEPLGVVAIMTPWNFPHTLNVMKVGAALAAGNTVVLKPSPLTPLAGLALARIIDDETDIPPGVVNVVTPTGIDASKALTLDPRVDMVSFTGSSAVGRDVMAGAARTMKRILLECGGKSASVLLDDVEVTDELLERLLFEGCTLHAGQACILNSRLVVPAALHDDVVTRLADLARAVTVGNPADDGVGMGPLISREHLERVEGFVRRAESDGAKVVAGGGRPENHSQGFYFEPTILTDTSPDSYIAQEEVFGPVLTVLRYDGDDEAVAVANNSAYGLGGAVWGADIERAVGIARRIRTGQVSINGTIPGDAPFGGFKQSGIGREGGVMGLRAYMEPKAIGVPA, encoded by the coding sequence ATGGCCGCATCCACCCTCGTCGACGACTATGACCTCTACATCAACGGCAGCTGGGTGAAACCGGAAAGCGGCCGATATGCAGTCGTCGATCCGGCCACGGAGGCTGTCATCGCGTCGGCGCCCGACGCCGGGGTTGCGCAGGTCGGACAGGCGATCGCCGCCGCGCGAAGCGCATTCGACACCGGGCCCTGGGTGACGACCACACCGCAGGAGCGGTCCCGGTGCCTGCAGCAATTGAGTGACGCGCTCCTCGCCCATGGCGACGAGATCTACGCGCTCGCGCGGGCTGAGTGGGGTTGCACGGCAAACGAACGTCTGATCCACGTTGACGGCCCCGCATTCATGGCGGGGCACTCCGCGGAACTCGCGCTCGAGCCGGCTGAGGCGCCGATGGACGCGTGGGGGGCGGCGGGTACCACGCTATTGCGGTACGAACCTCTCGGCGTGGTGGCGATCATGACGCCGTGGAACTTTCCCCACACCCTCAACGTGATGAAAGTGGGTGCGGCGCTGGCCGCGGGCAACACTGTCGTGTTGAAGCCGTCACCGCTGACGCCGCTCGCCGGCTTGGCCCTGGCACGGATCATCGACGACGAGACCGATATTCCGCCCGGGGTCGTCAACGTCGTCACTCCCACCGGCATCGACGCGAGCAAGGCGCTGACCCTGGACCCGCGGGTAGACATGGTGAGCTTCACCGGCAGCTCCGCGGTCGGCCGCGACGTGATGGCGGGCGCGGCGAGGACGATGAAACGGATCCTGCTCGAATGCGGCGGCAAGTCGGCCTCGGTTCTGCTCGACGATGTCGAAGTCACCGACGAACTCCTGGAACGGCTGTTGTTCGAAGGGTGCACGCTCCATGCGGGGCAGGCGTGCATCCTCAACAGCCGGCTCGTGGTGCCCGCCGCACTGCACGACGACGTCGTCACCCGGCTCGCCGATCTGGCGCGTGCGGTGACGGTCGGCAATCCCGCCGACGACGGGGTGGGCATGGGGCCGCTGATCAGCAGGGAGCATCTCGAGCGCGTGGAGGGTTTCGTCCGACGGGCGGAGTCCGACGGCGCGAAGGTGGTGGCCGGCGGAGGGCGCCCCGAAAACCACTCGCAGGGCTTCTATTTCGAGCCGACAATTCTCACCGACACCAGCCCCGATTCGTACATTGCGCAGGAGGAGGTGTTCGGGCCGGTGCTGACCGTTCTGCGCTATGACGGCGACGACGAGGCGGTGGCCGTGGCGAACAACTCGGCGTACGGGCTCGGCGGTGCGGTGTGGGGCGCCGATATCGAACGCGCCGTCGGCATCGCACGACGTATCAGGACGGGCCAGGTCTCGATCAACGGCACGATCCCCGGCGACGCTCCGTTCGGCGGTTTCAAACAGAGCGGCATCGGTCGTGAGGGCGGGGTCATGGGATTACGTGCGTATATGGAGCCCAAGGCGATCGGGGTTCCGGCGTGA
- a CDS encoding cytochrome P450 — MPTESTPRPTSAHPLHSPDFYAGDPYPAYRELRETSPVVWNDVTNFWALTKYEDVRFVSGHPMLFSSTRGITIPDPSQPEPVQEGNLIFTDPPRHRQLRKLINAGFTRRQVSLLEPTIRSIVDGIVDGIDPSREYEFAEEIAAPLPTRMIAEMLGAAPEDWEKFRTWSDAAVGTADPDIELDHLVALGELYEYFTKLIEARRSGEVTGQDDLLSILAAAEVDGERLTDADLLNFSFLLLVAGNETTRNLIALGTAMLLNHPDQFALLRSDPTLLTCAVEEMLRFTSPVTHMARRATADVEIRGQKIRAGDTVVMLYGAANRDEEVFGPTSEEFDITRNPNPHIAFGAGEHACLGAQLARLEARIMFEVLFGTYPSIELTGDVTRLRATMVPGVKRMPVRLKASV; from the coding sequence GTGCCTACGGAATCGACGCCCCGACCCACCTCCGCTCACCCTCTGCACTCTCCGGACTTCTACGCCGGCGACCCGTACCCGGCCTACCGGGAATTGCGCGAGACGAGTCCGGTGGTGTGGAACGACGTCACGAACTTCTGGGCGCTGACCAAATACGAAGACGTGCGCTTCGTCTCCGGCCATCCGATGTTGTTCTCGTCTACGCGCGGCATCACGATTCCGGATCCCAGCCAGCCCGAGCCCGTCCAAGAGGGCAACCTGATCTTCACCGATCCGCCGCGACACCGGCAGCTGCGCAAGCTCATCAACGCGGGGTTCACCCGGCGTCAAGTGTCGTTGCTGGAGCCCACGATCCGCAGCATCGTCGACGGCATAGTCGACGGCATCGACCCCTCCCGCGAGTATGAGTTCGCCGAAGAGATCGCGGCTCCCCTACCCACCCGGATGATCGCCGAAATGCTGGGCGCCGCACCGGAAGACTGGGAGAAGTTCCGCACCTGGTCCGATGCCGCCGTCGGCACCGCCGACCCCGACATCGAGCTGGACCACCTGGTGGCGCTCGGTGAGCTGTACGAATACTTCACCAAACTGATCGAGGCCCGGCGCTCCGGCGAGGTAACCGGACAGGACGATCTGTTGAGCATCCTGGCCGCCGCCGAAGTCGACGGGGAACGCCTCACCGATGCCGACCTGCTCAACTTCTCATTCCTTCTCCTGGTGGCAGGCAACGAGACCACCCGCAACCTGATTGCGCTCGGTACGGCGATGCTGCTGAATCATCCCGATCAGTTCGCACTGCTTCGTTCTGATCCGACACTGCTGACATGCGCGGTCGAGGAGATGCTGCGCTTCACCAGTCCGGTGACCCACATGGCGCGCAGAGCCACCGCCGACGTCGAAATCCGAGGACAGAAGATCCGGGCCGGTGACACGGTGGTGATGCTGTACGGCGCGGCCAACCGGGATGAGGAGGTCTTCGGACCCACGAGCGAGGAGTTCGACATCACCCGGAACCCGAACCCGCACATCGCCTTCGGCGCCGGTGAGCATGCGTGTCTCGGCGCTCAACTGGCAAGGCTCGAAGCCAGGATTATGTTCGAGGTGCTCTTCGGTACCTATCCGAGCATTGAGCTCACCGGGGACGTGACCCGCCTGCGCGCCACGATGGTGCCGGGCGTCAAACGCATGCCGGTGCGCCTGAAAGCGAGCGTGTGA
- a CDS encoding isovaleryl-CoA dehydrogenase translates to MDFDYTPEQERLRAEFRERLEAVMTPERRAAVSGLMEGGAAMTECRRTLGEAGLLGVAWPVEYGGRGLTALEQYIFSEEARRVHAPLPMITLNTVGPTLIQYGTEEQKQKFLPAILKGTVDFAIGYSEPGAGSDLASLRTTAVRDGNEFVINGSKMFTSGAEFADYIWLAARTDPEAKKHKGITVFIVPTDSPGFSWKPLHTMPGVSTYYTFYDDVRVPESAIVLGENQGWKLVTNQLNLERAALGNLGALEPLFAKTVEWARTTPLDDGRVIDQPWVQQALARVEAQVAAYRLLNLRVNSNMSSGALGMGEASAAKVFGTELTQQVARELLDVVGQTGTRKGPDAPLKGDLESAYRLAVINTFGGGANELQRDIIAMAGLGMPRAPRDMRAS, encoded by the coding sequence ATGGACTTCGACTACACCCCCGAACAAGAACGACTTCGGGCCGAGTTCCGGGAGCGCCTCGAGGCGGTGATGACCCCGGAGCGGCGTGCGGCGGTCTCCGGCCTGATGGAGGGCGGCGCGGCGATGACCGAGTGCAGGCGCACGCTCGGCGAGGCCGGTCTGCTCGGTGTCGCTTGGCCGGTGGAGTACGGCGGACGGGGGCTGACCGCGCTGGAGCAGTACATTTTCAGCGAGGAGGCGCGCCGCGTGCATGCGCCGTTGCCGATGATCACGCTCAACACCGTCGGCCCCACCCTCATTCAATACGGCACCGAGGAACAGAAGCAGAAGTTCCTTCCCGCGATACTGAAGGGCACCGTTGACTTCGCGATCGGCTACTCCGAGCCAGGGGCGGGAAGCGATCTCGCCTCGTTGCGAACCACCGCGGTGCGTGACGGCAATGAGTTCGTCATCAACGGCTCGAAGATGTTCACCAGTGGAGCGGAGTTCGCCGACTACATCTGGCTGGCGGCGCGAACCGATCCAGAAGCCAAGAAGCACAAGGGCATCACCGTGTTCATCGTGCCCACCGACTCGCCGGGGTTTTCGTGGAAACCCCTGCACACCATGCCGGGTGTGTCGACCTACTACACGTTCTACGACGATGTGCGGGTACCCGAGAGCGCGATCGTGCTCGGCGAGAACCAGGGCTGGAAGCTGGTGACCAACCAGCTGAACCTGGAGCGCGCCGCGCTCGGCAACCTCGGCGCGCTGGAACCGTTGTTCGCCAAGACCGTCGAATGGGCCAGGACCACGCCGCTCGACGACGGACGCGTCATCGACCAGCCGTGGGTCCAACAGGCCCTCGCGCGTGTCGAGGCGCAGGTCGCTGCCTACCGATTGTTGAACCTGCGGGTCAACAGCAACATGAGCTCCGGAGCACTGGGTATGGGAGAAGCCTCTGCGGCAAAGGTTTTCGGAACCGAACTCACTCAGCAGGTGGCCCGTGAGCTTCTCGATGTCGTCGGGCAGACCGGAACCCGGAAGGGCCCCGACGCGCCTCTGAAGGGTGACCTCGAAAGCGCTTACCGTCTCGCCGTCATCAACACCTTCGGTGGCGGCGCAAACGAACTGCAACGAGACATCATCGCCATGGCGGGTCTCGGAATGCCACGCGCACCCCGCGACATGCGAGCGTCCTGA
- a CDS encoding nucleic acid-binding protein encodes MTDTTKADLRERLDALIGKPTDGVGKPVRAPDPVNAAMIRHWAYALGDMNPAYLDPEFAKNSRYGDIVSPPVMLQTWTMPPPKLQGIHERGGVPIEMKGENPLQFLADAGYTGIIATNSEFEIERYPRVGDEITSETVFDSISDEKKTAMGNGFFVTWVTTYRDQNGEVVGRQWFRTLRFKTGGE; translated from the coding sequence GTGACCGACACGACGAAAGCCGATCTGCGCGAGCGCCTCGACGCGCTCATCGGCAAGCCCACCGACGGTGTCGGCAAGCCGGTACGTGCGCCGGATCCGGTGAATGCCGCGATGATCCGGCACTGGGCGTACGCCCTGGGCGACATGAACCCGGCCTACCTGGACCCCGAGTTCGCGAAGAACTCCCGCTACGGCGACATCGTGTCACCGCCGGTGATGCTGCAGACCTGGACGATGCCGCCACCAAAGCTGCAGGGCATCCACGAGCGCGGCGGTGTGCCGATCGAGATGAAGGGTGAGAATCCCCTGCAGTTTCTCGCCGACGCCGGCTACACCGGCATCATCGCAACGAACTCCGAGTTCGAGATCGAGCGCTATCCGCGAGTCGGCGATGAGATCACCTCCGAGACGGTCTTCGACTCGATCTCCGATGAGAAGAAGACGGCCATGGGCAACGGGTTCTTTGTCACATGGGTGACCACATACCGCGATCAGAACGGCGAAGTCGTCGGTCGCCAATGGTTTCGCACCCTGCGGTTCAAGACGGGCGGCGAGTGA
- a CDS encoding putative nucleic-acid-binding protein containing a Zn-ribbon: MASRLAPSISPDTEFFWSGLKEQELRIQRCTDCKTFRVPPRPMCGSCQSLNWDYVVSSGRGTVYSFVMPKYPPLPFLEYPYVVALIELDEGVRIVSNLCDIEPEAIEVGMPVEVFYETFGALPSGEELVLHQFRPAR; the protein is encoded by the coding sequence ATGGCCAGCAGACTCGCTCCCAGCATCAGTCCGGACACGGAGTTCTTCTGGTCAGGGCTCAAGGAGCAGGAGCTTCGCATCCAGCGCTGTACCGACTGCAAGACCTTCCGTGTTCCGCCGCGACCGATGTGCGGTAGCTGCCAGTCACTCAACTGGGACTACGTCGTTTCCAGCGGACGGGGCACGGTCTACAGCTTCGTGATGCCGAAGTACCCGCCGCTGCCCTTCCTCGAGTATCCCTACGTCGTCGCGCTGATCGAACTCGACGAAGGCGTTCGCATCGTGTCGAACCTGTGCGACATAGAGCCAGAGGCGATCGAGGTCGGAATGCCCGTCGAGGTCTTCTACGAGACCTTCGGGGCACTGCCAAGCGGCGAAGAGCTGGTGTTGCACCAGTTTCGACCGGCGCGCTGA
- the caiA_5 gene encoding Short/branched chain specific acyl-CoA dehydrogenase: MDFTFTEEQETVAKVARQLFEHRATPEHLTELEAAEVRYDAALWAELAAADLLGIALPESVGGTGGGFLELGVLLSEVGYSVAPVPVYATLVLGADTIARHGDSELQRRWLSGVVDGSRLLTAALAEPGSSDPATPRTTARADGQGWRLTGVKELVPAAQIASAIVVSAATDDGPGLFVIETDGSGVDVTPVSTTNGEPFADVELTDAIGSRLTENADADIVRALYSRALVGLCAMQVGVADRALKLAASYTSEREQFGRPIGSFQAVQQRLADAFIDTEAIRWTTWHAAWLIAEGRPAEREAAIAKFWAAEAGARVTASAQQVHGGMGIDVTYPLSRYFLWAKQIELAFGSASQQLARLGNAYAEGPNR, translated from the coding sequence ATGGATTTCACCTTCACCGAGGAGCAGGAGACCGTCGCCAAGGTCGCCCGACAGCTCTTCGAGCACCGCGCCACACCGGAGCATTTGACCGAGCTCGAAGCGGCCGAGGTGCGGTACGACGCTGCACTGTGGGCCGAGTTGGCGGCGGCCGACCTGCTCGGAATCGCGCTGCCCGAATCCGTCGGCGGTACCGGCGGTGGTTTCCTCGAGTTGGGTGTGCTGCTCAGCGAGGTCGGGTACAGCGTTGCGCCGGTCCCGGTGTACGCGACGCTCGTCCTCGGCGCCGATACCATTGCCCGGCACGGCGATTCGGAGCTTCAACGGCGGTGGCTGTCCGGGGTCGTCGACGGCAGCCGCCTGTTGACCGCGGCGCTGGCCGAACCGGGCAGCTCGGATCCGGCCACACCGCGAACCACCGCACGAGCTGACGGGCAGGGCTGGCGGCTCACCGGCGTCAAAGAGTTGGTGCCCGCGGCGCAGATCGCTTCGGCCATCGTCGTATCGGCCGCGACGGACGACGGACCCGGCTTGTTCGTCATCGAAACCGATGGCAGCGGCGTGGATGTGACGCCTGTCTCCACGACCAACGGCGAGCCGTTCGCCGACGTCGAGTTGACCGATGCCATCGGGTCGCGGCTCACTGAAAATGCCGATGCCGACATCGTCCGCGCGTTGTACAGCAGAGCCCTGGTGGGTTTGTGCGCGATGCAGGTCGGGGTCGCCGACCGGGCGCTGAAGCTGGCCGCGTCGTACACCAGCGAGCGTGAGCAGTTCGGCCGCCCTATCGGGTCGTTCCAGGCCGTACAACAACGTCTGGCCGACGCATTCATCGACACCGAAGCGATCCGCTGGACCACCTGGCACGCGGCCTGGCTGATCGCCGAGGGCAGGCCCGCCGAGCGCGAAGCGGCCATCGCCAAGTTCTGGGCGGCCGAGGCAGGCGCGCGGGTCACCGCGTCCGCTCAGCAGGTACACGGCGGCATGGGCATCGACGTCACCTATCCCCTGTCCCGCTACTTCTTGTGGGCCAAGCAGATTGAACTCGCGTTCGGATCGGCGTCACAGCAGCTGGCCCGCCTCGGCAATGCATACGCGGAAGGACCAAACCGATGA
- a CDS encoding acyl dehydratase gives MTSTLNRTTTLAWNDVTVGDQVTPLDVPVTTTLIVAGAIASRDYMPVHHDRDFANSQGSKDIFLNILTTNGLCVKFLHDWAGPEAMVKKLSIRLGVPAYPNDPLRFEGSVTDKSSADGEGLIEVTFKGTNSLGDHVKGTAVLSLLEGVS, from the coding sequence ATGACCTCCACCCTGAATCGCACCACCACGCTCGCGTGGAACGACGTCACCGTCGGCGACCAGGTGACGCCGCTGGACGTTCCCGTCACCACCACGCTGATCGTCGCCGGCGCAATCGCATCGCGTGACTACATGCCGGTGCACCACGACCGTGACTTCGCCAATTCCCAAGGCTCCAAAGACATCTTCCTCAACATCCTGACGACCAACGGGCTGTGCGTGAAGTTCTTGCATGACTGGGCAGGGCCCGAAGCCATGGTCAAGAAGCTGTCCATCCGGCTCGGCGTGCCCGCCTATCCGAACGACCCGCTGCGGTTCGAGGGCAGCGTCACCGACAAGTCGTCGGCGGACGGCGAGGGGCTCATCGAGGTCACCTTCAAGGGCACCAACAGCCTGGGTGATCACGTCAAGGGCACGGCTGTGTTGAGCCTGCTCGAGGGTGTCTCGTGA